Proteins encoded by one window of Carassius auratus strain Wakin chromosome 24, ASM336829v1, whole genome shotgun sequence:
- the commd3 gene encoding COMM domain-containing protein 3, whose amino-acid sequence MELSESVMKGLQTLAEPNVFDLKSFTIFMDVAFDSLDSSRGESVLGHPELRHIDQTTLKHCHTAATTFILEGVKQNADKSTISSCLEDVRFQNERVDTFYNSFQKHKKSLESLLSSTDTCPPHITDAEWRLEYCIKNSHVHKVNQPSYLISLNTERAGASSEINFSCTMDQLQDLVGKMKDAAKSLERAAQS is encoded by the exons ATGGAGTTGTCGGAATCAGTGATGAAAGGGCTTCAAACCCTGGCCGAGCCGAATGTGTTCGACCTGAAATCATTTACGATATTTATGGACGTCGCATTCGACAGTCTGGACTCCTCTCGGGGCGAAAGCGTTCTAG GTCACCCAGAATTGAGACACATCGACCAGACCACCTTGAAACACTGTCATACCGCAGCAACGACCTTTATTCTGGAAGGCGTTAAACAAAATGCAGATAAATCAACTATTAG CTCATGTCTTGAAGACGTCAGATTCCAGAATGAAAGAGTGGatacattttataattcattCCAG aaacACAAGAAAAGTTTGGAATCTTTGTTGTCAAG CACTGATACATGTCCTCCCCATATAACGGATGCTGAATGGCGTCTTGAGTATTGTATAAAG aataGTCATGTGCATAAAGTCAATCAGCCATCATACCTGATTTCCTTAAACACCGAG AGGGCTGGAGCTTCTTCAGAAATCAACTTTAGTTGCACCATGGACCAACTTCAG GATTTGGTTGGAAAAATGAAGGACGCAGCAAAGAGTCTCGAGAGGGCAGCCCAGTCTTGA
- the bmi1a gene encoding polycomb complex protein BMI-1-A — MTMHRTTRIKITELNPHLMCVLCGGYFIDATTIIECLHSFCKMCIVRYLETSKYCPICDVQVHKTKPLLNIRSDKTLQDIVYKLVPGLFKNEMKRRRDFYAEHPSVDAANGSNEDRGEVADEDKRIITDDEIISLSIEFFDQRAQHQASTDEKQKEEVNNKRYLQCPAAMTVMHLRKFLRSKMDIPPTFQIEVMYEDEPLKDYYTLMDIAYIYTWRRNGPLPLKYRVRPSCKKMKMAHPQDGVNNTNRSESDSASDKASSPAGVPSTSSPLPSPSTLVQPSQPHFTHISNPINGTTMTSPNRQFTLGNKVRKTALNGSSTSSG; from the exons ATGACGATGCATCGTACAACAAGGATCAAGATCACGGAGCTCAATCCCCATTTGATGTGTGTCTTGTGTGGTGGATATTTCATAGATGCAACAACAATCATAGAATGCTTGCACTCAT TTTGTAAAATGTGCATTGTCCGGTACCTGGAAACCAGCAAATACTGTCCCATATGTGATGTACAGGTCCACAAAACGAAGCCGCTTCTCAATATTCG GTCTGACAAAACTCTACAGGACATTGTATACAAGTTGGTTCCTGGTCTTTTCAAAA atGAAATGAAGCGTAGGAGAGATTTTTACGCTGAACACCCATCTGTTGATG ctgcAAATGGATCAAATGAGGATCGAGGAGAAGTTGCTGATGAAGACAAGCGAATCATCACAGATGATGAAATTATCAGTCTGTCAATTGAGTTTTTTGATCAAAG GGCCCAACATCAAGCCAGCACAGATGAGAAGCAAAAAGAAGAG GTTAATAATAAAAGATACTTACAGTGCCCTGCTGCAATGACTGTGATGCATTTGAGGAAATTTCTGAGAAGCAAAATGGATATACCTCCTACTTTTCAG ATTGAAGTTATGTATGAGGATGAGCCTTTGAAGGATTACTACACATTAATGGACATTGCCTACATCTACACTTGGAGAAGA AATGGACCACTGCCTCTGAAATACCGCGTGCGGCCCAGCTGTAAAAAAATGAAGATGGCCCATCCACAAGATGGCGTGAACAATACAAACCGCTCTGAAAGCGACTCGGCCAGCGACAAGGCCAGCAGTCCCGCTGGAGTACCATCCACCTCCTCACCACTACCGAGTCCAAGCACACTGGTTCAGCCTTCACAACCTCATTTCACCCATATCTCCAACCCTATTAACGGCACGACGATGACAAGCCCAAATCGACAGTTCACCTTAGGCAACAAAGTGCGAAAGACGGCGCTGAACGGATCTTCCACGTCATCGGGATGA